The window TTTTACTGTGCCATCCTCCGAACCTGAATACATCCAGTTCCCATCACATTGAAACCCCACTGACATTACATTATTAGTATGTGAATCATAACTCATTATCTGCCATGTAGTTAGGGGGTAAAAGTAGAAAGAACAGACGcattagaaaatgaaagaaaaatttattttcactaaAGAGATtctggaagaaaagaaaaatagatgaagaaaagttaaaataacaACAGTAAGGCGTTAGAGCAGGTTACATACTGGTTGAGGGCTATTTGAATTGATATCAAACAACCGTATGTGAGGATTACCAGCAGCAGCCAAATATCTTTTGTCTGGGGTAATCTCCAGTCTATTAACTTGCTGTTCACATAATTCATGATAATTAGGCATACGAGGGAGTAAAAAACATTCATCATCAACCCTAGTTAGTCAAGAAAAACCCTGAGACAGAACTACCGCACAGCTTAACCAAACTACCAATGGGTAAGGAACATGATTTATAGTAATTCGTCATGTCATAATATTCCGAGAATGTGATAACTTTCTTATTTATCCAATTTGTCATACTACCAAAGCTCCTTTCAGAATAACCAAGAAACACAGAGAACAGAAGGATTCATGAACTAACAGAATCAGGGTATTGTATGGTTCGGTAACAGCGACCACTTTTGGCCTCCCAAAACCTAATAGTATGATCATAGCTAGCGGTTGCAAGTATCACTGATGGTTGAGTCATCTTAATCTCCTACAagtaaagaaaggaaaaaatacAGATAAATTGAAAAGCCACTCGAAACAATTCTCCGTTAGAAAATAGATTTGCATCAGATTAAAAGGAAACATACTTCAAGATATCAGAACATGGGCATCCTCAAGTCAAAAGCGAAAGGGGAACATAAAACCCTTGAGAAGAAAGAGGTATATTACTTGGAGGCACTTATGGAGACGAGAACAAGCGCCAGTTGGTTCAATCGGTCCAGAGTGAGCTCGCGACCACGGGTGGAATAGGATCGGAACTCCGACGAACCCTAAAGGATTGGTGGTCTCCAGCAGGAGTTAGATTGATAGGGAGAAACTTGAAAGGAATCCATGAAAGAGATGGTGCTCCCGAGTCGCGAATTTACAAAGGCTTTTGGACGAACTCCGGCGACAGTCCACCGAAAGAGCCATTCTGAGTCTCTGATGCCTTCGCGCCGTCGTCAGAccgaaaaaggaaaattgattAACAGTTTGAATATTATccttttcttagaaaaaaaaatagaacaccattttagaatttagtctATCTGTGTACTTTCAAATGTTAATTTTACttaatcataaatttaaattttagtcctttaattttaattttgatttgaaattaattaagtaattttcattataaaaaaaaacacattgtaaatacattttaaaattttatattgaaaaataaatcaaaattaaatttaaaatttatgaactaTAACCAGACATTTGAAGATATAGAAAccaaaattgaacaaactcTATAGAAACCAAAATTGAACGAACTCAATAGAAAccaaaattgaacaaactcTAGAGGTCAAGAATGAATTTGTCCTCAAAGAAAGTGtaattatattgatttgtaaAAGTATCAAGTTGAATGAAGTGtaattatattgatttgtaaAAGTATCAAGTTGAATGAAGTGtaattatattgatttgtaaAAGTATCAAGTTGAATGAAGTGtaattatattgatttgtaaAAGTATCAAGTTGAATGAATTTGTCCTTAAAGAAAGTGtaattatattgatttgtaaAAGTATCATGTTGAAATCATGTTCCATTGATGATATAtgaaaagattataaaaagaagaatttttaatacaaatcTTAGGATCTGGTGGTAATAGTATCTCTCACCAAGTTGGATCCCTAACATTTACACTAATTTATTGTAAGAGATCTAAAtactttttctaaacttttttgagaatatgaaattcaatctctaacttaaaaagaaaaaaaaaagaatcgacctatcaattttttgaaatgataaatgttgattagaaaaaaaaaaacctatatgAGAAGTAAATGTGAGggattagttttaaaaaaacaaaaaccaaacaaatttcaaagatGTGAGGTGAAAGAGAAACGACAATAGACATTAAccataaatacatattttaaagcAAACTTCAAACCTCAAAAGttctaacaatattttaaaccaactcatatttcaaaaacaaattttcatgaGTTAATTCAAAAATTGGTTACccttaaaattcaattatatctCGCCAtacatgaaaaattaaaatcctaACCATTATTTAAcctaaaagaatattaagCAAAATATAACGAGAAGAAAACCTAAACATGCTTAaatatttggagaaaatgtAAGAAAGAATTCAATTAATAGtttgttcaaatatttctCAAGGGGACAAAATTTCTAAGCCATTTTCTTAAGACTTCTTAACAGAGAATTTATACATATGAAGCtctatataattaatacaacagTAAGctattaatacaaaatttcgTTTCATCCAAAATTTACATccaaactctctctctctcctaaTGCAATGCCAAATGAAATGAGACAAAAAGTATCAGACTTCAATTTTCTGCATCAAATCAAAGCTACCTGTACCCATCTTTACTGGCAAACCAAGACAGATCCTAGAAGATGGAGTTTCCAAGTTGTCCACCTCTCCATGCAATGCAGCTTGAACAATGAACTTCCCAGCTGTCTCAAAAGTCATTCGACTAAAAGGAGATATCGAATCGGATATGCCTCCTAGTCGACTCATCGGTCGGTACCCACCAGAATGAGTCATATAATCAGCAACAAGAGATAGATGTCGAATATTGACAGATATTCCATATGAGGtgaaaatgttttgaatttctcTTATTATGGTTGCCCTAGCAGCTTCCACTCCATATGTTTGAAGCATGGCATGGATGTcattggaatatatatatctaacaTCAAGCTCATCTTGCATCTCCCATAGCGTCTTGAAGTCAACCCCACTGGTCTGTAGTGCAGgaattttttccttctcttctgGTTTGagattctttctttccttcagATTGTTCCCATGGTATATTACCTGACCTTCCTTGCATGTAATTTGTTGGCATTGGATGATTTTGCCTGATCTCTGAATCGACACCTTTTGGGCAGCTCTTTGAACGATCTGAATATATGCAAGCAAGAAAGATAGATGATGAGTGGTGAAAGAATACTTGAGAAATCTTAATAAATATAGGTTGTTGGATAAGCTAGATGAATAATATCCACCCATCTAACTAGTTTTAAATGAATTACAGGAAAATGCTACTGCTCGTCTAATGTCTTTGAAGTTGAAAGCATAATATTTGCTCGAGACAACTACAAATGGGTATGAGtgtcaaaaaaaattgattggaCCAATTATTTTCTACTACTACACGAGCCAGACACGAAGTCAAGATTTTGAAATGAGAAGTACATAGTTGACTATAGGTAACAAAACCAGATCTAGATGAAAAGAGACAAGAGAGGTGAAGAAGTACCTGGCTCAGTAAAGTATGAGGTTCATTCGTAAACTTAAAATGAACCTCAAAATGATTTTCCTTGGCTTCTACAAAAATTGATCTATCAGTTTCCTTTCTGACGAGCTCTGATttaactttcttcttttctttagaTGTTTCAGTTGTTTTCTCTTTCGACATGGACTTTGAGACATCTACTATCTCGGGCTGATTCTCAGATGCACTGTCTTTCACAATTTCGATCATatcattatttgttatttcagCTTCATCGCCTTGATCAACTTCACTTTCAAATCCTGTTGAGGATTCTTTAGCATTAAGATCATCTTCTGAATCATCTTCATAATCCATCTCATCATTAGcttgaagtttttgttttttcatgtcGGAACCAAGATCTTCAGCAACATCTAAGTCATTAccctcatcatcatcatcatcattttcttcctgTCTTGAACTGCTTACTTCGTCTCCTTCACTTGAACCCTTTGATTGTGAATCAGGAACAAAATTTTTTATACCATTAATTTTTGAAAGCAAAACCATTTCTCTTTCGATCAACCCTTCCAACTCCTCAAGAAACACAGTTTCTAATGTGTTTTCCAAATCTTCAGGAGATATATGACCATGTTGTGCATTATTTTCAAGTGGATAAAAATCAATTCGAAGCTTGTAAATACTGCATATCTCTCGCTTCCGTTGAGAAAATGGCACAACTGTTACATTCATACTCTCTATTATGTCAGCTACTGTAATCTTCTTCAGCTTATTAGCGAGACCCTTTGCAACATCCCTGTTGTATGACAAAGTCAGTTTTTCTCGTTcactataaaaatatatggagCAACACAGATGCGTGCATAAAGAATAAACGCATAGAGCCTTCAATATTCAACAGAAATAATAATGTGTCAAACATGGAGAaaaatgacaataaataaatcCAGAAATAAAGCATCGTGCAGACTCTCAATTTAGGAGGAGAGGATAACAATTGGAATTATAAGAACGTGTCAGTCTTAAGGATGCAAAATGGCACACgtacataaaataataatttttaaaaaaacaatgcCTTGAAACCAAACAAATTTCCCGTAAAAACATACAATGTGATCAAGACCGTTCCTTTCACAATGGTTCGATGAGTTTAAGGTTTACttagatttttctaataaaaaaaatggaaatggcAAAAAGAATACTGATGTTATTGTTGCTGAAGTCACTATGTTGACTAAGAATATTAACTGATTGGAAATAACATCTGTTAATAACAGTCAAACAAAATGTCACGTAgggaagaataaaaaaacaccAATTTTAACTTACATCGAGTAGCCCTCTTTCAATGGGCATGTCATAATAGGTGTCTTAATATCTTGTGAAGCAGTCATCAAGATCTCCTGAAGGCGAGGAATTCCAAGGGTCACATTCATCTCACCACGCCCAGCATGATGAAATGTGTTCAACCTGAGACATGTGTTTCAGCTCaataacaaaagagagacCATAAAATCAGACACTATATACTGACTTTCGCTGTAATAGCACATATATGAGATATTTGCATTAAGTAACATAGTATCTATCTAGCATATATTTTATGAGACAATGTAAACTTCATCCATCTCATGACTCTAATAGTAACACCTCTCTCCCCTCGGAAGAGGACTACAATGGCCTGAATTTTTTTCAACCTCCTCGTGGAAGTCAAAATTCTATTGTCCATGTCCTCGCAGATTCTTTTAACCCCCACATCTAACCCTATTTTATATTCCTCTCTTCTATATGAACAAGTTCtatttgtgaatttttgtAAAGGAGGGAACGTGCGAATCAACTAACCAAAAGAGATTTCCAACCAGAAAAGCCAGGGGAAAAAGGTTGTTCTTTACAAGTATATACACTAATTAAGATGATTAATTCATTTCCAGATAAGAAGTGCTTTAACCAAGCCTCGTTCCAAGAGAAAGAACATGATTAAAcctcaaaagtaaaaatacgAGGAAAGCTCTTACGTCATCTGTGTTGATGGCTCTCCAATAGACTGTGCAGCAAGTACGCCAACTGGTTCTCCAGGCTGTGCCAGACTTGATAGGTACTTATTTTCCAACAGTCTAATGAAGTCTTCTTTTAGTACCAGACCAGGAACCTTATCCTTCGAGAGTGAATTATATATGAACTCTCCTTTCTCTCGAAGAGCTGAAGGCAACTCATTGATGAATACATTATATTTGCCAAGTTGATGATGACTGTTTTCGTAAAGCATATCTTGGTTctgaaataaaaatagatacgATAAAATCATTTGGAAAGTTGGAACAGAAACaatcaacatttttataaacGAGAAAAAAAACTCCGTTATGCATTCAAATTTGTGAAGGTTATCTTACAGCTGCAagtgcttcaaattttgtaataaagGCTGTTTTATGGACGTCTACACCATCCTCGCCATATTGGAATTGAATCACGGAGCCATCAGCATCACGGACAGTgtgatcataacaaattttcaaagacTCCAAATTTTTAATCAGGCATCTTTGTAGATATCCACTGCGAGATGTCTTAACTGCTGTATCAACCAACCTattaattaaaggaaaaaggaaaatcacCTATTATATATCAGTAACGATGTCATGGAAACAAATCAATTtctaataaagtaaaaaacagACATATTTCTACGATATAGATTATATCTGCATATTGGTATATTTAATACTACGGTGGATAAAACATGTAAATTAACCAACAAAAGACACAATATACTTCATTAAAATCGTGTGAAGTAActcaaattcttttgaaagagCATATGAAGTAAGTCAATTACTAATGAGAGCACGAAGAAgtataatttagaaatatttaattggttGTGGAAGAAGTTGTAATCTTAATAGTTTACGATGGATTAATATGGTAACTTTTTTAGATCCTACactattttttactttatatgTTGGGCTTACATGAGCTAACTTTGAACAATTTCTTTGTAAATCCACCAAATTGTTCAATCATAATTTGAATGTGgcaaattctttctttttctttcctgaAATATTCTAATTTGTTCTAGTGACAATGATGCGAGGtggtaaataaaaataagttcaGCTTGAGATGCAACTAGGTATTACCCATGCAAGACCCATTTCCAAAGGGCGCCCAAAACAAATATTCAGCCTAAAACAAAGTGCCTGTGCTCCCTATAATTATACAGTTTATGGCCtcaaattgaaatgaatttcACATGTATTTCTATAAATACAGCCGCTCTTTGAGTTTGGTCAACTTAGGTAGGAGGAGCATATTCAAACCTACAAGGCAGGGGAATCCCTCTTCCCTCTGGCCACTTAGAGGCTTTAACCGGTAAGGTACTGCCCTTACTTTGTATTGATatattgagaaagaaaaagccCCAGCCGATTCGAAAGTTAGTATCCTCTCCTTTCTCAACTTACTTAATACTCCAAAACGTGTAAAACTGGAGGGAGAAAAGCTACTATTTTCCCCAAACACCTCTCTGCTTACCAAGCAACGAAACAGACCATGTGCACCAACATTCTCCTCACTGGTCCCCACAAGACGGTCCCAACCTCCCAAAAAGTAACTGACTGGTCATTCCACTGTGACCTTCTTACCCTTCCCTCCTCTAATATTGATGTAAAATTGGTGGCCTAACATAACCCTTCCCTTTTTAGTAAACTGTTTCAAGTTTCTTGCTAGTAGACAAGGTCAGAtcttgaactaaaatgatggTCAATACAAACTAAGCTAGGACAGTAAGcaatgaaatataatggttTTCAATGCGGAAACATCATAGATAACCTAAATGCAATTTAACCGGGTATAAAAATAGCAACATCCTATTGACCCCAAATCATGCATAAATATACTGTGTGATCAACAGAAGTCCATGAGAAGTTTAACTTACCCTTCACGACCAGCCATGCAATGGAAGTAATATTCTTGAGGTCGAAGACCAGTAAGAAAGCGATCAACAATGAACCCTCCAGCTCGTGATGCCCAATCCCAAGGTGGAAAGCAGGGTAAGGTCTTTCCTGAGACCATTCTGGGAACTCGTTTACCTTCTAACTGTTGCTGGCCTAAATGTGaagatatttgttgaaaattagCCTGTTCAAAAGCAAGATATTTTAAGgggggaaaaaggaaaaaaaaaatctcaaaatatataaaattatgattGAGCGGTAATTTATGTTCCCAACTAGATGTACTTAAATGCAACaaataatattagaaaaaaaacatttaaaaaaactgcACCAACAagtttaagtttgaaaaaaaaggtcaaTTATAATATGAATGATGGAACCctgaaatatttttgtaatcattagttttatttttccattgcaTCTTACTTTCTACGGTACAATCTACAAAGAATACCACCATCCACGATTTTACCATCTACAGGAAAATAATATCTTCACTGGTGCATCAAATGAAACAGAAAGGATAAAATTAAACCCTTATTCTCTACAGGAAAAAAATGACTCGTGAAGCCTTCGCTTTAACTCTCTAATATTACTCAACAATCAATTCAATAGAAAAAGGAGTATCATTTGCTAAGGCATAGGATCCTATTTATATAAGATTCTAATGAACCAAACTAATTACTGtaccaacttttctttttataaaaagacaagaagaaagaaagaaaaaaacaacaaacaacaatGATACCTACTACAAAGTAGACTCAGCAAACAAAAGACATGAAACATGCAGCTAGCTATTAATACAATAGCATTGCAGAGATCAAATACATGTAAGACATGACCTTGTTCTGTTAGCAACCACAAGATCTAAATGTTTAAGCTATTAGGTCAAGGTATAATAGGTCCTATATTCTTAAATCTTAAGATGTCATAGATAGGTAAGGTGAACCTACTTTACTATgcctttttaaatttgcacTAATGAAGGCCTATTTGTTTAAGGAAGGCTTTCTTCACTTATGgcaaaaaatgaaagaaattttaaaggggaacataaattttaaaataggaaaaatcAAGAAGATAGAAGCATATCACAACAAGGGGAGATGCATCATTAAGTTGGGGTGAGAGAAGCTCGATCTCTCGACCTCAAGATTGCTATGAAGCTATGAAATATGGGAGATGCATTACTGATAACAAATGCTCATATAGAACTGCAAAGAAACCTACCGTACCACCTTTAGCCCCAGAAGTCGTCATCAGAGAAATGCAGTTCTTTACGGAGGGTTTTAGCAAACCTTCAGACAGCAAATCCTTGAGGACCTTCGAGTTTCCAGTCCTTTCATTAAGTTGACTGGTCATTTTTCTATCCAGTGATGTTAGTGCAGCTTCTCCATTATAGGAAATAGTTTTCTCAATATTAAGCTGCAATGTCATTGGGTctgcaaataaaaaaaatcaggtcTCCAAACATAAAGAGgaccaaaacaataaaagtacACAAATTTGagaaccaaaacaaaatacagGCTTAAGATAAAATAAAGCATAATAATCTTTCAGAaccctttttttccttttacttgGACAATTTCTCGAATAGATCCATTGTTATTTGATAAACACAAGAGAAACACAAGAAATACCAgttattaattacttaattttaCACATCAATCTCTATTAGTGAACATGAAAATACCTAATTTTTCTCCATCCTTGACCTTAAGAAATCCAAGATGCACCTGTTCACCAATTTTCTCGCAGATTTGGAGCtgcttctctctctccttGTCCATGCACTCTATCAGCAAAAGATCATCTACTCCACATGTAAACCCATGTGTCTAAGTAGTGAAAGTTGAATGTGTAAGTATTGTTTTAAAGAGGCCAACTTGTAACATAagttataaactaaaatatgctgttttattttaagagGGAGAGCAAAATTAAACTAGAGCAGCATCACCTGAAGGAAAACAGTGAACAAACGACTCATCACAGAAAGCAACAGGCCAGCGGTATTTGAACCATAAAGCTCCTGTACTGTATGCACTAAGCCATAATCACCAAATTGGGCCTTATCTATGACACCACGCaccaattcatttttaaatattagtaAGCTATCATCATCCAAACGTGCTGCCTTCAATTTATCAACTTTCGTGtgctcttttttctttgaattccCTTCATCAAGAACTTCACCCTTTTCCAacttattttcattcatagttctttttctctttgatttATCACCATCAACCATTTTAACTTTGGAAGAATTATTTCCCATATCTCTGCACTTAAAAAAACCGCGTGGAATCTTCACATCTTTTTCCACAAAAAACGGTGGGGAGCCTTGAGTGATATGATCCAATAAGGCTGTGACAACCTGtaaccaaaagaaaacaaaattgactACACTATCAGAAATTAACCATGCCAGCCAGTATTTGCAAACATCtcaacaaactaaaaatcCTCTTATTCGCTAAAGTAGCATATACTTCTGGACACCTCATCTTTACAGTGTTTTTTGCATGATGAGACATCTTATCATGTCTAGCTAAAACATAAACTGCCATATAACTTATTTGCTAgcaaatttctaaaaacctGTTTTCCTGTCCAAAGAGGCTCTGGTTTCCATACTGCAGGAAGAACAGGTAGCATCTCAGCATCAAAATCTAGAGTGAAAATCTTTTGCCCAGGTTTCTCTGAAGAAGCACATGCTTTTGACGTTGAAATGCCAGAACTATAGAGAAGCTGGCTAAactcatcaaaattt of the Cucumis sativus cultivar 9930 chromosome 3, Cucumber_9930_V3, whole genome shotgun sequence genome contains:
- the LOC101205880 gene encoding DNA-directed RNA polymerase I subunit 1 isoform X3; translation: MFPLKFSCKRTSPQDICCHLSDISQQGHGNKAGHSMFFLESVLVPPIKFRPPAKGGDSVMEHPQTVLLNKVLQSNISLGNGHANKSEHSKIVRLWMDLQQSINILFDSKSAAGPGKNDASLGICQLLEKKEGMFRQKMMGKRVNFACRSVISPDPYLAVNEIGIPPYFALRLTYPERVTAWNVQKLRNAIINGPETHPGATHYIDKLATVKLNLKPSRKSRISISRKLPSSRGVVVDQGCDDYEFEGKIVNRHLQDGDIVLVNRQPTLHKPSIMAHVVRVLKGEKTIRMHYANCSTYNADFDGDEMNVHFPQDEISRAEAYNIVNANNQYVKPTSGEPIRALIQDHIISAVLLTKKDTFLNFDEFSQLLYSSGISTSKACASSEKPGQKIFTLDFDAEMLPVLPAVWKPEPLWTGKQVVTALLDHITQGSPPFFVEKDVKIPRGFFKCRDMGNNSSKVKMVDGDKSKRKRTMNENKLEKGEVLDEGNSKKKEHTKVDKLKAARLDDDSLLIFKNELVRGVIDKAQFGDYGLVHTVQELYGSNTAGLLLSVMSRLFTVFLQTHGFTCGVDDLLLIECMDKEREKQLQICEKIGEQVHLGFLKVKDGEKLDPMTLQLNIEKTISYNGEAALTSLDRKMTSQLNERTGNSKVLKDLLSEGLLKPSVKNCISLMTTSGAKGGTANFQQISSHLGQQQLEGKRVPRMVSGKTLPCFPPWDWASRAGGFIVDRFLTGLRPQEYYFHCMAGREGLVDTAVKTSRSGYLQRCLIKNLESLKICYDHTVRDADGSVIQFQYGEDGVDVHKTAFITKFEALAANQDMLYENSHHQLGKYNVFINELPSALREKGEFIYNSLSKDKVPGLVLKEDFIRLLENKYLSSLAQPGEPVGVLAAQSIGEPSTQMTLNTFHHAGRGEMNVTLGIPRLQEILMTASQDIKTPIMTCPLKEGYSMDVAKGLANKLKKITVADIIESMNVTVVPFSQRKREICSIYKLRIDFYPLENNAQHGHISPEDLENTLETVFLEELEGLIEREMVLLSKINGIKNFVPDSQSKGSSEGDEVSSSRQEENDDDDDEGNDLDVAEDLGSDMKKQKLQANDEMDYEDDSEDDLNAKESSTGFESEVDQGDEAEITNNDMIEIVKDSASENQPEIVDVSKSMSKEKTTETSKEKKKVKSELVRKETDRSIFVEAKENHFEVHFKFTNEPHTLLSQIVQRAAQKVSIQRSGKIIQCQQITCKEGQVIYHGNNLKERKNLKPEEKEKIPALQTSGVDFKTLWEMQDELDVRYIYSNDIHAMLQTYGVEAARATIIREIQNIFTSYGISVNIRHLSLVADYMTHSGGYRPMSRLGGISDSISPFSRMTFETAGKFIVQAALHGEVDNLETPSSRICLGLPVKMGTGSFDLMQKIEV
- the LOC101205880 gene encoding DNA-directed RNA polymerase I subunit 1 isoform X1, with translation MAQTTEGASESVKVVTFSFMTNEEVRKQSVVKVTAPILLDGMGRPVSGGLYDPAMGSLDETTLCKSCGQRPFYCPGHCGHIDLVSPVYNPLLFVILHNFLRCTCFSCHHFRAGESMVENCKTLLELILDGEIAKAKELEEEWMNSKSRTKSSHSMYTYERKNGQPETWTSLQFSEAISVVTKFLKPKQSNCKYCGAKSPKITKPTFGWFHMKGLAGVQKRANAIRRSKPVSVSSGAEGVSSLEEETTTEATVEDFEDVSPEVFMQKNFSSGHLLPSEVKDILKRLWKNEALLCSFISDISQQGHGNKAGHSMFFLESVLVPPIKFRPPAKGGDSVMEHPQTVLLNKVLQSNISLGNGHANKSEHSKIVRLWMDLQQSINILFDSKSAAGPGKNDASLGICQLLEKKEGMFRQKMMGKRVNFACRSVISPDPYLAVNEIGIPPYFALRLTYPERVTAWNVQKLRNAIINGPETHPGATHYIDKLATVKLNLKPSRKSRISISRKLPSSRGVVVDQGCDDYEFEGKIVNRHLQDGDIVLVNRQPTLHKPSIMAHVVRVLKGEKTIRMHYANCSTYNADFDGDEMNVHFPQDEISRAEAYNIVNANNQYVKPTSGEPIRALIQDHIISAVLLTKKDTFLNFDEFSQLLYSSGISTSKACASSEKPGQKIFTLDFDAEMLPVLPAVWKPEPLWTGKQVVTALLDHITQGSPPFFVEKDVKIPRGFFKCRDMGNNSSKVKMVDGDKSKRKRTMNENKLEKGEVLDEGNSKKKEHTKVDKLKAARLDDDSLLIFKNELVRGVIDKAQFGDYGLVHTVQELYGSNTAGLLLSVMSRLFTVFLQTHGFTCGVDDLLLIECMDKEREKQLQICEKIGEQVHLGFLKVKDGEKLDPMTLQLNIEKTISYNGEAALTSLDRKMTSQLNERTGNSKVLKDLLSEGLLKPSVKNCISLMTTSGAKGGTANFQQISSHLGQQQLEGKRVPRMVSGKTLPCFPPWDWASRAGGFIVDRFLTGLRPQEYYFHCMAGREGLVDTAVKTSRSGYLQRCLIKNLESLKICYDHTVRDADGSVIQFQYGEDGVDVHKTAFITKFEALAANQDMLYENSHHQLGKYNVFINELPSALREKGEFIYNSLSKDKVPGLVLKEDFIRLLENKYLSSLAQPGEPVGVLAAQSIGEPSTQMTLNTFHHAGRGEMNVTLGIPRLQEILMTASQDIKTPIMTCPLKEGYSMDVAKGLANKLKKITVADIIESMNVTVVPFSQRKREICSIYKLRIDFYPLENNAQHGHISPEDLENTLETVFLEELEGLIEREMVLLSKINGIKNFVPDSQSKGSSEGDEVSSSRQEENDDDDDEGNDLDVAEDLGSDMKKQKLQANDEMDYEDDSEDDLNAKESSTGFESEVDQGDEAEITNNDMIEIVKDSASENQPEIVDVSKSMSKEKTTETSKEKKKVKSELVRKETDRSIFVEAKENHFEVHFKFTNEPHTLLSQIVQRAAQKVSIQRSGKIIQCQQITCKEGQVIYHGNNLKERKNLKPEEKEKIPALQTSGVDFKTLWEMQDELDVRYIYSNDIHAMLQTYGVEAARATIIREIQNIFTSYGISVNIRHLSLVADYMTHSGGYRPMSRLGGISDSISPFSRMTFETAGKFIVQAALHGEVDNLETPSSRICLGLPVKMGTGSFDLMQKIEV
- the LOC101205880 gene encoding DNA-directed RNA polymerase I subunit 1 isoform X2 — encoded protein: MQKNFSSGHLLPSEVKDILKRLWKNEALLCSFISDISQQGHGNKAGHSMFFLESVLVPPIKFRPPAKGGDSVMEHPQTVLLNKVLQSNISLGNGHANKSEHSKIVRLWMDLQQSINILFDSKSAAGPGKNDASLGICQLLEKKEGMFRQKMMGKRVNFACRSVISPDPYLAVNEIGIPPYFALRLTYPERVTAWNVQKLRNAIINGPETHPGATHYIDKLATVKLNLKPSRKSRISISRKLPSSRGVVVDQGCDDYEFEGKIVNRHLQDGDIVLVNRQPTLHKPSIMAHVVRVLKGEKTIRMHYANCSTYNADFDGDEMNVHFPQDEISRAEAYNIVNANNQYVKPTSGEPIRALIQDHIISAVLLTKKDTFLNFDEFSQLLYSSGISTSKACASSEKPGQKIFTLDFDAEMLPVLPAVWKPEPLWTGKQVVTALLDHITQGSPPFFVEKDVKIPRGFFKCRDMGNNSSKVKMVDGDKSKRKRTMNENKLEKGEVLDEGNSKKKEHTKVDKLKAARLDDDSLLIFKNELVRGVIDKAQFGDYGLVHTVQELYGSNTAGLLLSVMSRLFTVFLQTHGFTCGVDDLLLIECMDKEREKQLQICEKIGEQVHLGFLKVKDGEKLDPMTLQLNIEKTISYNGEAALTSLDRKMTSQLNERTGNSKVLKDLLSEGLLKPSVKNCISLMTTSGAKGGTANFQQISSHLGQQQLEGKRVPRMVSGKTLPCFPPWDWASRAGGFIVDRFLTGLRPQEYYFHCMAGREGLVDTAVKTSRSGYLQRCLIKNLESLKICYDHTVRDADGSVIQFQYGEDGVDVHKTAFITKFEALAANQDMLYENSHHQLGKYNVFINELPSALREKGEFIYNSLSKDKVPGLVLKEDFIRLLENKYLSSLAQPGEPVGVLAAQSIGEPSTQMTLNTFHHAGRGEMNVTLGIPRLQEILMTASQDIKTPIMTCPLKEGYSMDVAKGLANKLKKITVADIIESMNVTVVPFSQRKREICSIYKLRIDFYPLENNAQHGHISPEDLENTLETVFLEELEGLIEREMVLLSKINGIKNFVPDSQSKGSSEGDEVSSSRQEENDDDDDEGNDLDVAEDLGSDMKKQKLQANDEMDYEDDSEDDLNAKESSTGFESEVDQGDEAEITNNDMIEIVKDSASENQPEIVDVSKSMSKEKTTETSKEKKKVKSELVRKETDRSIFVEAKENHFEVHFKFTNEPHTLLSQIVQRAAQKVSIQRSGKIIQCQQITCKEGQVIYHGNNLKERKNLKPEEKEKIPALQTSGVDFKTLWEMQDELDVRYIYSNDIHAMLQTYGVEAARATIIREIQNIFTSYGISVNIRHLSLVADYMTHSGGYRPMSRLGGISDSISPFSRMTFETAGKFIVQAALHGEVDNLETPSSRICLGLPVKMGTGSFDLMQKIEV